The nucleotide sequence CGTTTTTGAAGCTGCGCAATAATTTCTTCCGCAGGCGCTTCAACCGTTACTCTCAAAATGCCTTCCTTTTCCCCGCGGTTTAGAGCAAGAACCCGGTGGGGCACAATTTTCAGGATAGGCTCCTCGTACGTGTAATACATTTCATACACGTTCTTTTCGTCTTTCTCTTCATCCTTGGCTGATGCGGCGATTTTTCCTTTTCTGAAAGTAAGATCGCGGATCCACTGGCGATAGGACGGCTCGTCTGAAATCCACTCGGCAAGAATGTCTTTCGCACCATAAATGGCATCCTGGGCTGTCAGCACTTCTTTTTCTTCATTGATAAACGCGGCAGCTTTTTCTTCAAGCGAGCCATTTGAAGGCTGTTCTTTCATCCAGGCTGCAAGAGGTTCAAGACCTTTTTCCTTCGCGACTGTCGCTTTTGTTCTGCGTTTTTGCTTGTAAGGCCGGTAGAGATCCTCGACTTTCTGAAGTTTGAGAGCATCATTAATGTCTTTTTTCAGTTCAGGGGTCAGTTTGCCCTGTTCCTCAATCAGGCGGATAACCTCTTCTTTTCTGGCCTCAAGATTTTGGATGTACTGCCATTTTTCAGAGATATCGCGGATCTGCACTTCATCAAGGGCACCTGTCTGTTCTTTCCGGTACCTCGCTATGAAAGGAACGGTATTTCCGCCCTCGAGCAATTCAATCACGTTCTGTATTTGCTTATATGTAATAGACAGCTCTTTGCTGATTGTCTGCATGATGCGTTCTGTTTTGTCTGCCATTCTGTTGCCTCCCCTTACATCGACTTAGAAACAGTTTACCAAAAGCCGGGCTATTTCAAAAATGACGAATAGCCCTTATTGATAAAAATTGTTTTGTTTACCCGTTTTTCAGCCCAATAAAAAAGCCCGCCAGCTAAAACAGCTGACCGACTACGTAGGTTAAATCATCCTGGCGCGATTTCGTATAAGGCTCCAGATGATTTGAGATATCTTCAATTGTCTGATAATCCTTCAAAAGAGATTTTACTGCTGGAATGTTGAGTCCGTCTGAATGCAGAATGAATTTTGCTCCTGCATCATAAGAGTACGTATGAACGCTGAACTTCTGAGGCTTGCCTGACATATAGCCAAGAACAGGCAGGGGATAGACATACTTCCCTGACGGAGAATAAAGGACGAACCGGATATTCCCTACCGAACTGAATGTGAACATATTCTGTCCAAAGTACGCCTTGAAAATAGCAACGGTTGCTCCGCGCTTGTTTTTCAGTACCTCATTTGATTTGGCAATCAGCAGCTCAACATCCTCTGCATGATATTCCTCAATGACTTCCTTGATTGCAGATGAGGATTCATACGCACGCTCGCCGCTTCCGAGTCCATCTGCAACGGCGCAGATGAAATAGTCCTCAGTCGCTTTAATTAAAAAACTGTCCCCGCATAATGTTTTTCCTTCCTTTTGAATCTGGTAGGCGTATGCGTAGACATGGCTGTTTTGTTCCGTTTGATACATTACTGCATCCCCAGTGACATATCAGCAGAAAGTGCTTCTTTGAGCTTCGTAATCGCTCTTCTCTGAAGCCTTGAAACGTGCATTTGAGAAATGCCGAGAATCTCTCCCGCTTCCTTCTGGCTTTTATTCAGGATATATGTGTGGTGGATAATCTCTTTTTCACGGTCAGACAAAACGTGAAGAACACTTTCAAGCATGAGCTTCTGGTTAACCTGCTCATACCCTTCTTCTTTTGAACCGACAATATCTAAAATGGTCACTGTGCTGCCGTCGGAGTCCGCTTCAATGGAATGGTCTACAGACAACGCCTGATAGCTTTTTCCCATCTCCATCGTTTCAAGCACTTCCTCCTCTGAAACCTCCAGATAATCAGCGATCTCATGGACTTGCGGTGAGCGCTGAAGGGAATTTGTCAGTTCATCAACAGCCATCTTAATCTTCGGGCCAAGCTCTTTAATTCTTCGCGGAACATGGACGCTCCATGTTTTGTCGCGGAGAAATCTCTTTATTTCACCGATGATGGTCGGAATGGCAAATGCCTCAAAGGTTTTGCCGAATTCAGGATCATAGCGGCGAATGGCACCGAGCAGGCCGATCATTCCGACCTGTTTAAGGTCTTCATGAAAGCTTTTTCCCCTTGAGTACTTCTTCGCAAGCGTCTCAACAAGGCCGCTGTAGTACTCAACAAGAAAAAGCTGGGCATCTTCATTTTGATTGTGCTGAAAATCAAAAATCAGTTCGTTTATTTCTTCTTTAGTTCGCTTCGTAGTTTTGGATGGTTGTGTCATGTTCTACTCGCTCCCCGCTTAAATACTTTGTCATGAAGACGGTAACGCCGGAATCGATTTGCACACGAACTTCATCCATGAGCGTTTCCATCAAGTAGAGCCCCAACCCTCCCTCAGGAAGCTGGTCTACAGGGTTTGCGGCAGAATACGGCCCCAGCTCATTTTTCTTTTGTTCGAAATTAAAGCTCTGGCCGCTGTCTGAAACCATCACTTCAAGGCGGTCGTCATAAAGGCCAAACCCTAAGTTTACCTCTCCGCCTTCCGCGTTCTCATACGCATGCTGCACGGCATTCGTGCATGCTTCGCTGACAGCTATCTTCAAATCTTCAATTTCATCGTACGAATAGCCCATTCTGCTTGCTATCCCGGAAAGAGTCAAACGGACGATTCCCACATATTCCGGCTTTGCAGGAATCCTCACTTCGATGTAATCCACTAACTGTCTCATCGAACCCCACCTTCTGATTTAGAAGAAATGTCAATAATTTCACTCAGACCAGTGATATTAAAAAGTCTTTCAAGACGGGTAGATAAATTCACAAGCTTCATATCTCCGCCGTTTTTTCTGACAGCCTTCAGCAGACCGACAAATGCACCGAGTCCGGTACTGTCCATGTAGGAAACATCCTTCAGGCTGACCGTCATCGATTTCCCTTCTTCAGCAAGCGGCATAAGCTGCTCTCTCAGTTTAGGTGCAGTATAGGCATCAATTTCTCCAGCCAGATCTATTTGAACAAGTTCATCTGTTTGATTTGCATTTATTGAAAGGTTCATGTGTAGTCCCCCTAATATTATTCCTTTTGTCCTAATGAGTTATTTACCCCGTGTAAAAAAGGATTAAACCTCACGCTTTAAAATGAGGAGAGTAAAATCATCGTGCAGTTCAAAATCCTGCATCTGAAGAAAATCTCTGTAGATATGATCCACAATCTCCTGAGCCTTTAAATGACTGTATTTATTTATAAGATCTGTAATAAAGCAGCGTTCTACAAATTCATCTCCGGATTTTGATTCAGTCACTCCGTCGGAAAGAAGCACAACCATGTCGCCCTTTTCGATCACTTTCCTGTACTCCTTATATTTAACGGATGAATCAATTCCAAGGACAAGCCCTTTAGTCTGCATGTCCGAAAAAGAATCTTCTGTTGCACTGTAGTAAAATCCAGGCTCATGACCTGCAGAACCGTATATAAATTCGTTCGTTTTGGTATCAAACATTCCGTAAAACATCGTGATGAACATGCTTGGGTCCACGTTATGCTCGACAACCCTGTTTAAATTCTCAAGCACCCTGCTTGGAGATTTCCGCGATTCAGGCAGACTGTCCATCGCATATTTGATCATCGACATGCAAAGCGCAGCCGGAATCCCTTTGCCAATGACATCTGCTATAGCGATGCTGACTGTTTCCTCGTCATAGACAAAGTGGTAGTAATCTCCGTTCATATGCTTTGCCGGAACGCTTATTGCGCCTATATCAAGACCCGGAACATTCGGCACAGATGTTTCGAGAAGCATCTGCTGCACGTTTACAGCGACCTGAATTTCCGACTTGATCTCCTGCTGCTTGTCCCTGAGGCTTTGATGCTCCTGATAGGCAAGACCGTATCCCATCATGACCTCAAGCAGAAAATCAAGCGAGTTCAGCACCTCCTGGTCAACATCAGGAAAAAGATCCTGAAGAACCTTCCGGTGAAGACTGATGATCTCCTCAGGGGGGATTTGCTCAGCAATTGCTTTTCTGCTGAACTTCTGTCCCTGATACAAAGCCGTTTCAGTCAATTCATTCAGGTAATGGCTGAGCAGTTCCTGATATTTTGACTCAATGACATCCTTAAAATCCATTCAGCTTCCTCCTAGCGAAGCCATTTAACAGCTTGGATATCCGTTCCCTCTCCTAAGACGGTATCGATACTAAACTCATCCATCAGGCGTTTAACTCCAGGCAAACCGGCTCCAAGTCCTCCGGAAGTTGAAAAGCCGTCTTCCATTACTTTTCGCACATCCGGTATACCAGGCCCGTTATCAATGGCTATTATTTTCAATCCTTTTTTGCTGAATTCGGAAATTTGCTCAATGCAAATCTGGCCTTGTCCAGCATACAAATATATATTACGTGCAAGTTCGGAGATAGCTGTCGTAATCCTCGCTTGGTCGACCGTACCAAACCCGAGCTCTTTAGCAACATTGCGGCCAAGCTGGCGGGCAGCCACAATGTCCCACTCCGTAATGATTTTTACACAGGATTGGTTATCCATGCTTATTCCCCCAGCTCCTGATGTAGAGTTTCAAGCCCTTTTTCAAGATCCAGCGCGGTCTGTACATCTGCCAGATGGATTCCAAGTTCGATAAGTGTAATGGCAACAGCAGGCTGTATGCCTGTTAAAACCACCTTTGCTCCCATAAGCTTCGACATGCCGATCACATCACCAAGCACCTTGGCAATGAACGAATCGATTACATCCACAGAAGTAAGGTCTATAACAACGCCGCTTGCTCCTGTTTCATGAATCTTGTGAAGCAGATCTTCCTGAAACTGCAGGGCTGTCTGATCATCAAGCTCCCACTGAATGGATACAAGCAGGCAATTATGAAGCTTTAGTATAGGAATTCGTGGAGTTCTCATTCCGGATCCCCCATTTCAACAATTTGTTTTTTGGTCATTTCAAGAGCGGCTTCCATTCCCTTTTGAAGGCTGTTTTTAGTAATAACCTGGCTTAGATCGATGCCAAGGTTTACGATCGTCTGGGCAATTTCCGGTCTTAAGCCGACCAGAAGGCATTTAGCCCCTACAAGACGCACAGCTTCAGAAGCCTGAATGATGTGATGCGCCACCATTGTGTCGACCACCGGCACACCGGTAATGTCGATCAGCACAACCTGGGCGCGGTGTTTGACAACGCCTGTGAGCAGGTTTTCCATAATCTGTTTTGCACGTTCTGTATCAATTGTACCAACAAGCGGCATAATTGTAATGTTTTCAAAGACAGGAATCAGCGGAGCAGACAGTTCCTGCAGCGCAATCTTCTGCAGGGATACCGTTCTTTCCCATGAAGCGGCATATTGATGAATCAGTTCATTGTTAATTGGGGACAGCAGTCTGTCAAACTCCCATACAACCTGCATTTTTTCCTCTTCAGACAAGTCCTCTGTCAGTCTCGTGAAAAGAATGAGGGACAGCTGTTTCAGGCCTTCTGAAATAAATTTCAGGCTCCAGCCAAGCTGAACTGCTTTATGCGCAAAGTCAGACACTCTTTCTGAAAAGTCGGTTCCCGGACTGTGCATATGGCTGATTAAAATCTGAAGGTATTCATTGCACGCATTATCATAAGCATGGTCTGACAGAAGACTGGAGTACTTTTGGTCCCCAAGCTCTTTCAGACGGTCTTTCCATTCTTTTAGAATCTCATTCTGATGAGCCATTACATATTCAAATAATTGATTGGACTTTTCTGTCATGTGTCCGTGATCCCCCTCTTAGTAAATGGGCAAAAAAGGTAACAAGTATTCCACCTTACATTATACCGATTTATGTCAATAAAATAAAAAAAAGTTGCTTTCTGGCAGCAACTTCCTTAAAAAGAACCTTTTTATCCGTTAAAAATCAATGAGTCCCAAGCTTATTTGCAAAGCTTCGTCCACTTTATCCATCATTTCATCATCTAAGTGTGTAATCTTATCAGTCAATCTCTGTTTATCAATCGTTCGGATCTGTTCCAGCAGGATAACAGAGTCACGTTCAAATCCATATCGCTTTGAATCAATTTCCACATGGGTTGGAAGCTTCGCTTTCTGAATTTGAGCAGTGATGGCTGCTATGATGACCGTAGGACTGAACCTGTTTCCGATATCATTCTGAATGATCAGTACCGGACGGACCCCGCCTTGCTCAGAGCCGACTACAGGTGATAAATCAGCAAAATAAACGTCGCCGCGTTTGACAATCAAAGGATTAACCCCCGCTTACTAAGCGTTCAACGGTGTGGTCAGCCTCTGATTCAGCCTGAAAAGCTTCGGAAGCAATGTTTAAGTTAATCTTGGCCATTTCCATGTAACCGCGTCTCATAGACTCGCGAATCTGACGCTTTTTGCGTTCGCGGATATACATTTTCGTTGCTTGATAAATTAACTCGCTCCGATTCCCATTTTCCTGTTTCACAAGACCGTCTAACTCCGAGACCAATGCTTGCGGCAGTCGAATTAAGATTTCTGTTGTTGCGCTGGATTCAGACACAAACATACACCTCCACCAAACTTACACACCTATTATTCCATTCCACATACAATAATAACACTATCAATGCAAGAAGCAAAGTTATTTTCTAATTATTCCGTCCTGCTGTTTTTAGCGCTTTGGCTCTTTTATACAATGAGACCCCTTTTAAAAACCGGCCTTACCCTTTTTTCTTCCGTCCAATAGAGAGTTTCTCATTTCAATTATACTCTTATTTCTCAAAAACATACGGGGAACGCGCGAAGTTATTGTACAAGTGACTTCATAGTTGATTGTCCCCAGTTTTTCCGCTACTTCATCCACCGGTATCATCTCATCATTCTGACTGCCGATAAGCGTAATTTTCGTTCCAATTTCTTTTTGCGAAGGCAGCTTGATCATGCATTGATCCATGCAGATCCTTCCAACAATTGGCACTCTTTCTCCGTCCACAAGCACGTCGGAATCCCTCAGGCGGCGGACCCAGCCATCTGCATATCCGATGGGAATCGTGCCGATCCATTCATCTTCCTCTGCCGTGTAGGTTGCTCCGTAGCTGATTTTGTCGCCTTTATTTATCTTTTTCACATGAACTAGCTTTGAATGAAGGGAAAACGCTTCTTTTAGTTGGAATGGAAGCAGAGGTTTCATTTCACTTGAAGGGCTTAGACCGTACATCGAGATCCCAAGTCTGACTGCATGGACAAGCTTATCCGGAAATCTCAGGCCCGTTGCGCTGTTGCCGCAGTGAATCATCACATTCCCATAGGTTGCAGCTGCTTTTGCCAGCACCTCAAAAGTCTTGTATTGCTCATCAAAATAGGCAGTATCAAGTTCATCCGCTGTAGCAAAATGGGTAAAAACACCTTCTATGTTCAAGCACTGTTTTCCTTCTGAAAAAGAAAAAACCTTGTGAAGTTCCTCTTCTGTGCGGATCCCAAGGCGTCCCATGCCGGTATCGAGCTTTACATGAACGGCTAATGTCCCGGTTTGAATATTGCGGCCTGCATCCTCCAGCCACTCGAAAGAAGGTGCTGTAAGGATGATGTTCATGTCGGCTGCAAGCTGCACATCTGAGGGACGGGATGCCCCCATTACAAGTATTTCCGTTTGGAATCCGGCATCGCGAAGGGCAATGGCTTCATCCAGAAATGCTACCGCAAGCATGTCCGCTCCTGCTTCAAGTGCAGCTTTCGC is from Bacillus sp. FSL H8-0547 and encodes:
- a CDS encoding STAS domain-containing protein encodes the protein MRTPRIPILKLHNCLLVSIQWELDDQTALQFQEDLLHKIHETGASGVVIDLTSVDVIDSFIAKVLGDVIGMSKLMGAKVVLTGIQPAVAITLIELGIHLADVQTALDLEKGLETLHQELGE
- the alr gene encoding alanine racemase is translated as MEMAFYRDTWAEIDLDAVMSNVRNMKAHIGEGKKLIAVVKANAYGHGDAEVAKAALEAGADMLAVAFLDEAIALRDAGFQTEILVMGASRPSDVQLAADMNIILTAPSFEWLEDAGRNIQTGTLAVHVKLDTGMGRLGIRTEEELHKVFSFSEGKQCLNIEGVFTHFATADELDTAYFDEQYKTFEVLAKAAATYGNVMIHCGNSATGLRFPDKLVHAVRLGISMYGLSPSSEMKPLLPFQLKEAFSLHSKLVHVKKINKGDKISYGATYTAEEDEWIGTIPIGYADGWVRRLRDSDVLVDGERVPIVGRICMDQCMIKLPSQKEIGTKITLIGSQNDEMIPVDEVAEKLGTINYEVTCTITSRVPRMFLRNKSIIEMRNSLLDGRKKGKAGF
- the sigB gene encoding RNA polymerase sigma factor SigB; the encoded protein is MTQPSKTTKRTKEEINELIFDFQHNQNEDAQLFLVEYYSGLVETLAKKYSRGKSFHEDLKQVGMIGLLGAIRRYDPEFGKTFEAFAIPTIIGEIKRFLRDKTWSVHVPRRIKELGPKIKMAVDELTNSLQRSPQVHEIADYLEVSEEEVLETMEMGKSYQALSVDHSIEADSDGSTVTILDIVGSKEEGYEQVNQKLMLESVLHVLSDREKEIIHHTYILNKSQKEAGEILGISQMHVSRLQRRAITKLKEALSADMSLGMQ
- a CDS encoding YlcI/YnfO family protein — its product is MSESSATTEILIRLPQALVSELDGLVKQENGNRSELIYQATKMYIRERKKRQIRESMRRGYMEMAKINLNIASEAFQAESEADHTVERLVSGG
- a CDS encoding PP2C family serine/threonine-protein phosphatase, giving the protein MYQTEQNSHVYAYAYQIQKEGKTLCGDSFLIKATEDYFICAVADGLGSGERAYESSSAIKEVIEEYHAEDVELLIAKSNEVLKNKRGATVAIFKAYFGQNMFTFSSVGNIRFVLYSPSGKYVYPLPVLGYMSGKPQKFSVHTYSYDAGAKFILHSDGLNIPAVKSLLKDYQTIEDISNHLEPYTKSRQDDLTYVVGQLF
- a CDS encoding anti-sigma regulatory factor, with the translated sequence MDNQSCVKIITEWDIVAARQLGRNVAKELGFGTVDQARITTAISELARNIYLYAGQGQICIEQISEFSKKGLKIIAIDNGPGIPDVRKVMEDGFSTSGGLGAGLPGVKRLMDEFSIDTVLGEGTDIQAVKWLR
- a CDS encoding STAS domain-containing protein — translated: MTEKSNQLFEYVMAHQNEILKEWKDRLKELGDQKYSSLLSDHAYDNACNEYLQILISHMHSPGTDFSERVSDFAHKAVQLGWSLKFISEGLKQLSLILFTRLTEDLSEEEKMQVVWEFDRLLSPINNELIHQYAASWERTVSLQKIALQELSAPLIPVFENITIMPLVGTIDTERAKQIMENLLTGVVKHRAQVVLIDITGVPVVDTMVAHHIIQASEAVRLVGAKCLLVGLRPEIAQTIVNLGIDLSQVITKNSLQKGMEAALEMTKKQIVEMGDPE
- a CDS encoding PP2C family protein-serine/threonine phosphatase; its protein translation is MDFKDVIESKYQELLSHYLNELTETALYQGQKFSRKAIAEQIPPEEIISLHRKVLQDLFPDVDQEVLNSLDFLLEVMMGYGLAYQEHQSLRDKQQEIKSEIQVAVNVQQMLLETSVPNVPGLDIGAISVPAKHMNGDYYHFVYDEETVSIAIADVIGKGIPAALCMSMIKYAMDSLPESRKSPSRVLENLNRVVEHNVDPSMFITMFYGMFDTKTNEFIYGSAGHEPGFYYSATEDSFSDMQTKGLVLGIDSSVKYKEYRKVIEKGDMVVLLSDGVTESKSGDEFVERCFITDLINKYSHLKAQEIVDHIYRDFLQMQDFELHDDFTLLILKREV
- the rsbW gene encoding anti-sigma B factor RsbW, whose amino-acid sequence is MRQLVDYIEVRIPAKPEYVGIVRLTLSGIASRMGYSYDEIEDLKIAVSEACTNAVQHAYENAEGGEVNLGFGLYDDRLEVMVSDSGQSFNFEQKKNELGPYSAANPVDQLPEGGLGLYLMETLMDEVRVQIDSGVTVFMTKYLSGERVEHDTTIQNYEAN
- a CDS encoding anti-sigma factor antagonist, encoding MNLSINANQTDELVQIDLAGEIDAYTAPKLREQLMPLAEEGKSMTVSLKDVSYMDSTGLGAFVGLLKAVRKNGGDMKLVNLSTRLERLFNITGLSEIIDISSKSEGGVR
- the ndoA gene encoding type II toxin-antitoxin system endoribonuclease NdoA — protein: MIVKRGDVYFADLSPVVGSEQGGVRPVLIIQNDIGNRFSPTVIIAAITAQIQKAKLPTHVEIDSKRYGFERDSVILLEQIRTIDKQRLTDKITHLDDEMMDKVDEALQISLGLIDF